In Agelaius phoeniceus isolate bAgePho1 chromosome 14, bAgePho1.hap1, whole genome shotgun sequence, a single genomic region encodes these proteins:
- the IL2RG gene encoding cytokine receptor common subunit gamma, translating to MAALGAFLVPVLLLLVLCGPGPYPAAADSQPGVECVFFNEEYMNCTWGNKEMPTVNYSLFYWYKNTSDKAVECKQYLQHQGVRVGCHFKKNELIQFQPFHVLINASIGGKTLEIPSKHMELQDLVKPEAPVNLTIHNMSNNQLRLTWASPYPKNGCLKHAVKYKSNKDTSWTELSVNGDVFSLPSVDYEKSYTFYVRSKINKFCGRTQFWSEWSVPVIWGSNSTSKGMVEDLYWFGIRTVLVPIASCLLLLVLVILLVRMERVWVILMPRIPNPSKNFDELFITHNGNFQEWTGVPKDVVESFKPNYSENICYVTELPPKDSHEPLWDSSNHAPPPMPGPPAAPSEHSPYQNSYGRL from the exons ATGGCGGCTCTTGGCGCCTTCCTCGtgcctgtccttctcctcctcgTCCTCTGTGGGCCGGGTCCCTACCCTGCTGCTGCCGACAGCCAGCCAG GAGTGGAGTGTGTCTTCTTCAACGAGGAGTACATGAACTGCACGTGGGGGAACAAAGAGATGCCCACAGTCAACTACTCCCTCTTCTACTG GTACAAGAACACGTCTGACAAGGCGGTGGAGTGCAAGCAGTACCTGCAGCATCAGGGTGTCAGGGTTGGCTGCCACTTCAAGAAGAAcgagctcatccagttccagcctTTCCATGTTCTCATCAATGCCAGCATTGGAGGCAAGACCCTGGAGATCCCCAGCAAGCACATGGAGCTGCAGGACCTGG TGAAACCAGAGGCTCCTGTCAACCTGACCATCCACAACATGAGCAACAATCAGCTGCGGCTGACCTGGGCCTCCCCCTACCCCAAAAACGGGTGCCTGAAGCATGCTGTCAAATACAAGAGCAACAAGGACACCAGCTGGACG GAGCTCTCGGTGAATGGAGATGTCTTCTCCTTACCCAGTGTGGACTATGAGAAGTCCTACACCTTCTACGTGCGCAGCAAGATCAACAAGTTCTGTGGCAGAACCCAGTTCTGGAGCGAGTGGAGTGTTCCTGTCATCTGGGGCAGCAACTCCACGAGCAAGG GCATGGTGGAGGATCTGTACTGGTTTGGGATCCGCACGGTCTTGGTCCCCAttgcctcctgcctgctgctgctggtcctTGTCATCCTGCTGGTGCGCATGGAGAG GGTATGGGTCATCCTGATGCCCCGAATTCCCAACCCCAGCAAGAATTTTGATGAGCTGTTCATCACCCACAACGGCAATTTCCAG gAATGGACTGGAGTCCCCAAAGATGTTGTGGAGAGCTTCAAGCCCAACTACAGCGAGAACATCTGCTATGTGACTGAGCTGCCACCCAAAGACAGCCACGAGCCCCTCTGGGACAGCAGCAACCATGCACCACCTCCAATGCCTGggcccccagctgcccccagtgAGCACAGCCCCTACCAGAACAGCTATGGGAGGCTGTGA